A single region of the Terriglobales bacterium genome encodes:
- a CDS encoding pentapeptide repeat-containing protein, translating into MHSIDQSKPGAQFNNEIKAIIAGTSKYGVANNFYDFSRFVFPIVDFSETTFQKKLEFAGAVFTSHAHFERSSFAKDADFTRCEFRASAVFSASTFKGKLTMKSAMFHGEAQFDQVLFSQDVDFTSAVFSSKAAFSTTAFHKKAVFFGTLFKEDAFFAFCKFYDESEFGASQFNGDANFQTSRFTKSVTYFSATFSQRVDFSSMVVGRYVEPGMLPTSGDAQAAFATVDLSNVVFQQPNHVNFFGINSASLDGLSIRLANCSGIEQVRFEEVRWKRLGRRIVLQDELDITSDLRQPDRSHDLVASTYKKLIRNFDSWRQYDLSEDCFCGAMEMKRLAPNHFALGRFRRVEEFYRKHTWARKFGESFSVVNLYRVLNHYGSSYLRAIMVLVLFVCLFTIAYPFLGLCMKDSRTSVTGTASTSAINTDDCATNAFYWGAAGHNYRDYVKVVGAGLWVTLDVATFQKKPTVEPASKWGRRLASLELVIIPGQAALFLLAVRRRFRR; encoded by the coding sequence ATGCATTCAATTGATCAATCCAAACCAGGTGCCCAGTTCAATAATGAAATCAAAGCAATAATTGCTGGGACTTCGAAATATGGTGTTGCCAACAATTTCTACGACTTCTCGCGGTTTGTCTTCCCGATAGTTGATTTTTCAGAAACAACGTTTCAGAAGAAACTTGAGTTCGCGGGAGCTGTTTTTACTTCACACGCCCATTTCGAACGGAGTTCTTTTGCTAAGGATGCGGATTTTACCAGGTGTGAATTTCGTGCCAGCGCCGTTTTCTCCGCTTCGACGTTCAAGGGCAAACTAACAATGAAAAGCGCAATGTTTCATGGGGAAGCGCAGTTCGATCAGGTGCTATTTAGTCAAGATGTTGATTTCACCAGTGCTGTTTTTTCTTCAAAAGCGGCTTTTTCCACGACAGCTTTCCACAAGAAAGCGGTTTTCTTTGGCACACTTTTTAAGGAAGATGCGTTCTTTGCTTTCTGCAAGTTCTATGATGAAAGCGAGTTCGGCGCCTCGCAATTTAATGGGGATGCAAACTTTCAAACTTCCAGATTCACTAAGTCAGTAACCTACTTTTCAGCAACATTTTCGCAGAGAGTAGACTTTTCCTCCATGGTTGTGGGACGGTACGTCGAACCAGGTATGCTACCTACGAGCGGTGATGCTCAAGCTGCTTTCGCAACTGTCGATCTTAGCAATGTAGTCTTTCAGCAACCTAACCACGTAAACTTCTTTGGAATAAATTCAGCGTCACTCGACGGATTATCGATCAGATTGGCGAATTGTTCCGGAATTGAGCAGGTTAGATTTGAAGAAGTCAGATGGAAGCGATTGGGCCGCAGAATCGTATTGCAAGATGAACTCGATATTACATCCGATCTGCGACAGCCCGATCGATCCCATGACTTGGTGGCCAGTACTTACAAAAAGTTAATCAGAAACTTCGATAGCTGGCGCCAATATGACCTGTCGGAAGACTGCTTCTGTGGTGCTATGGAAATGAAGAGGCTCGCGCCTAATCATTTCGCCCTGGGACGATTCCGGCGCGTTGAGGAATTTTACCGCAAACATACCTGGGCTAGAAAGTTTGGGGAATCTTTCTCTGTCGTAAATCTCTACAGAGTTCTTAATCATTACGGCTCCAGCTATTTGCGTGCAATTATGGTGTTAGTACTTTTTGTGTGTCTTTTTACTATAGCCTATCCGTTCCTTGGTCTGTGCATGAAGGATTCTAGAACGAGCGTTACCGGTACTGCGAGCACTTCTGCAATAAACACAGACGATTGCGCTACCAATGCCTTTTATTGGGGGGCAGCGGGACATAACTACCGTGATTATGTAAAAGTTGTAGGTGCCGGTCTCTGGGTGACTCTTGATGTTGCAACTTTCCAGAAGAAACCGACTGTTGAACCGGCAAGTAAATGGGGCAGGCGCCTCGCTTCACTGGAACTTGTAATAATACCGGGCCAGGCTGCTTTATTTCTGTTGGCCGTGCGTCGTCGGTTTCGTCGCTAA
- a CDS encoding protein kinase family protein, with protein MKNDAEWERINSLGGGGQSDVFLVRSPARSYERTHCLEIIRTALDEDKRAELATAMWSYARPDNASELGALKVFKIPPEDSSNMPPIPKSPEYEAIERLKNEISALSKDTPGLPKLLDSNVEKRWIVTEFFSEGTLENNLSRYKGRAILALKAFRSLVKTVAGLHGEGYVHRDIKPANVFVRSDEELVLGDFGIVYLPNAGDRVTLTKERVGPRDYMPQWANLGGRHEKVEPCFDVYMLGKLLWCMVDGRAVLPREYHKRPDFDLTKTFPNDPHMHVINKILDKCVVEESHDCLSSADDLLLVVDAFLAVMQSGGQVLSPGIPRPCRICGQGFYKPEVLLDGKSAGAIRFWISGSDTANLMVQTFICDNCGHVELFRTSPGQVPLI; from the coding sequence ATGAAAAACGACGCAGAATGGGAAAGAATAAACTCCCTGGGAGGCGGCGGTCAGAGCGATGTATTTTTAGTTAGAAGCCCTGCAAGAAGCTACGAGCGTACGCATTGTCTCGAGATAATTCGCACCGCTTTAGACGAGGACAAGAGAGCGGAGCTAGCCACAGCAATGTGGTCATATGCGCGTCCGGATAATGCTTCCGAACTGGGTGCGCTCAAGGTTTTCAAGATTCCCCCAGAAGACTCAAGCAACATGCCTCCTATCCCAAAGTCTCCCGAATACGAAGCAATTGAGCGTTTAAAAAATGAAATCTCCGCGCTCAGCAAGGATACACCAGGCCTTCCTAAGCTTCTGGATTCGAATGTAGAAAAACGCTGGATAGTGACAGAGTTTTTTTCGGAGGGCACGCTAGAAAACAATCTCTCTCGCTATAAAGGCCGCGCCATTCTTGCCCTTAAGGCTTTTCGATCACTCGTAAAGACAGTGGCGGGGTTGCATGGGGAGGGCTACGTACATCGGGATATCAAGCCGGCTAATGTTTTTGTTCGAAGTGACGAGGAACTCGTGTTAGGTGACTTTGGGATTGTTTACTTACCAAACGCTGGCGATAGGGTCACATTAACAAAAGAGCGGGTGGGCCCGCGCGACTACATGCCTCAGTGGGCAAACCTGGGGGGGCGGCATGAAAAAGTAGAACCTTGTTTCGACGTCTATATGCTTGGAAAGCTGTTGTGGTGCATGGTCGATGGCCGGGCAGTGCTGCCGAGGGAATATCATAAACGCCCCGATTTTGATCTGACAAAAACGTTTCCAAACGACCCGCATATGCACGTTATTAACAAAATTCTCGATAAATGTGTGGTCGAGGAGTCGCATGATTGCCTTTCATCTGCCGACGATTTGCTATTAGTTGTCGACGCATTCCTTGCTGTTATGCAGAGCGGTGGGCAGGTATTGTCACCCGGTATCCCAAGACCTTGTCGCATTTGTGGCCAAGGATTTTATAAGCCCGAAGTCCTACTTGATGGTAAATCGGCCGGAGCTATCAGGTTTTGGATTTCCGGATCCGATACTGCCAACCTGATGGTTCAAACGTTCATCTGCGACAACTGTGGTCATGTTGAATTATTTAGAACGAGCCCGGGCCAAGTCCCCCTCATCTGA